CGATGGCCGCCGACCAGGTCGCGGTGATGCGCCACTTCGGCTTCGAGCGCTTCCTCGTTTGCGCGCACGACCGCGGCGCGCGCGTCGCGCACCGCATGGCGCTCGATCACGCCGACGCGGTCGAGCGTCTGATGCTGCTCGATATCGCGCCGACGCTCGCGATGTACGAAGCCACCGACCGCACCTTCGCGACGCATTACTTCCATTGGTTCTTCCTGATTCAACCGGAGCCGCTGCCCGAAACGTTGATTGGGGCAAATCCAACGGCTTATGTCGACGCGGTGATGGGCGGCCGTCATGCGGGCCTCGCACCGTTCGCTCCCGCCGCGCTCGACGCCTACCGTGCGGCACTCGCACAACCCGGCGCGGTGCACGCAATGTGCGAGGACTATCGTGCGTCGGCGAGCATCGATCTCGAGCATGATCGCGCCGATATCGAGCGCGGCAACAAGATCGGCTGTCCGCTGCGGGTGCTGTGGGGCGACAAGGGCGTGATCGAAAAATGCTTCGTTCCGCTCGACGAATGGCGCCATGTGGCGCGTGACGTGAGTGGCCGCGCGCTATCGTGCGGGCACTATCTGCCCGAGGAAGCGCCGGACGAACTGGTCGCCGAGATGCTGTCGTTTTTCGAACCGGTCGAACGATGAGCGACGGGCCGCTTCGCGCGGCCTTCGTTGGACCTTCGATGGACCTTCGCTAGCCGAGCGGCGGCAGCCGCCGCGCAACCGGCGTCGACTTGACGATCGCGGTGCTGGTCTCCGCGCGCTCGGTCACTTTCGACAGGATCTCGTCGAGCTGCTCGATCGAATGCAGGTACAGGCGGCAGATGAAACAGTCGTCACCGGTCACCTTGTCGCATTCGACGAACTCAGGAATGCGCCGGATCACCTCCTCCACCAGATGCAGCTGGCCGGGTAGCGGCTTCACACGCACGATCGCCTGCAGCGCGAAGCCGAGCGCGCGCGCATCGATTTGCACGGTGAAGCGCTCGATCACGCCTTGCGCTTCGAGCCGTCGCACG
Above is a window of Paraburkholderia sprentiae WSM5005 DNA encoding:
- a CDS encoding alpha/beta fold hydrolase — its product is MAFENFTPFRVAVGDADIFGVKGGVGPPLLLLHGHPQSHLIWERCATPLAQHFTVIATDLRGYGASGKPPSDAAHTPYSKRAMAADQVAVMRHFGFERFLVCAHDRGARVAHRMALDHADAVERLMLLDIAPTLAMYEATDRTFATHYFHWFFLIQPEPLPETLIGANPTAYVDAVMGGRHAGLAPFAPAALDAYRAALAQPGAVHAMCEDYRASASIDLEHDRADIERGNKIGCPLRVLWGDKGVIEKCFVPLDEWRHVARDVSGRALSCGHYLPEEAPDELVAEMLSFFEPVER
- a CDS encoding Lrp/AsnC family transcriptional regulator, which produces MSKRLALTAPIALDDTDRALLAALAQDARQPVSELARIVGLSAPSTAERVRRLEAQGVIERFTVQIDARALGFALQAIVRVKPLPGQLHLVEEVIRRIPEFVECDKVTGDDCFICRLYLHSIEQLDEILSKVTERAETSTAIVKSTPVARRLPPLG